A single region of the Raphanus sativus cultivar WK10039 chromosome 1, ASM80110v3, whole genome shotgun sequence genome encodes:
- the LOC108857455 gene encoding RHOMBOID-like protein 5, translating into MQSIRLKSKTPNVGHKFFRIFLSALHFLQNFREIKSNPQNSTKKPTNKRALYSFPEMGKRPPLPPDIENGTPPLPPLPPPARPQFRPPVPVPWYAWLVPLIFAANFITFATTMYLNDCPSRSDNCLLFDVLGRLSFQPIKENMLLGPSIPTLRRLGALERRLVEEGEKWRLISCIWLHGGLLHLLANMISLLCIGMRLEQEFGFLRIGALYVISGLGGSIMSCLTDSRGERVSVGASGALFGLLGAMLSELITNWTIYENKCTSLMTLILIIALNLSVGFLPRVDNSAHCGGFLAGFFLGFVLLLRPQYGYVNPKYIPPGYDVKQKKRHKCYQHVFRITSLAILLAGFIAGYTKLLREHTVESVPFRDVN; encoded by the exons ATGCAGTCAATAAGACTAAAAAGTAAAACCCCTAACGTTGGCCACAAGTTTTTCCGAATCTTTCTCTCAGCTTTACATTTTCTCCAAAATTTTCGGGAAATCAAATCTAATCCTCAAAACTCAACCAAAAAGCCAACGAACAAACGCGCGTTATACTCTTTTCCAGAAATGGGGAAGAGACCGCCGTTACCACCAGACATAGAAAACGGAACACCACCATTGCCACCATTACCACCACCAGCTCGACCGCAGTTTCGTCCCCCTGTTCCCGTGCCATGGTACGCATGGCTCGTGCCTCTCATCTTCGCAGCCAACTTCATCACATTCGCCACCACAATGTATCTGAACGATTGCCCCTCGAGATCAGATAACTGTCTCTTGTTTGATGTCCTTGGAAGGCTTTCGTTTCAGCCTATAAAGGAGAATATGCTTCTTGGTCCTTCTATTCCCAC GCTGAGAAGACTTGGAGCTCTAGAAAGGAGACTTGTGGAGGAAGGTGAGAAATGGCGTCTCATCTCTTGCATATGGCTTCACGGTGGGCTCCTTCACCTGCTGGCCAACATGATCAGCCTCCTATGTATTGGAATGCGTCTTGAACAAGAATTCGGGTTTT TGAGAATAGGAGCTTTGTATGTGATTTCCGGCCTTGGTGGAAGCATTATGTCTTGTTTGACAGATTCAAGAGGAGAACGTGTGTCAGTAGGAGCATCAGGCGCCTTGTTCGGGTTACTCGGTGCAATGCTCTCAGAGCTGATCACAAACTGGACAATCTATGAAAATAAG tgtACATCACTTATGACACTGATCCTGATCATTGCACTGAACCTAAGCGTTGGATTCTTACCGCGTGTAGACAATTCTGCTCATTGTGGAGGATTCTTAGCCGGTTTTTTCCTAGGGTTTGTCCTTCTTCTCCGTCCGCAGTACGGATACGTGAACCCCAAGTATATTCCACCTGGTTATGACGTGAAACAGAAGAAAAGACACAAGTGTTATCAACACGTCTTCAGGATTACATCGCTAGCCATTCTTCTTGCGGG ATTCATTGCGGGATATACTAAGCTTCTAAGAGAACATACCGTAGAGAGCGTGCCGTTCAGAGATGTCAATTAG
- the LOC130496582 gene encoding LOW QUALITY PROTEIN: pentatricopeptide repeat-containing protein At1g52640, mitochondrial-like (The sequence of the model RefSeq protein was modified relative to this genomic sequence to represent the inferred CDS: inserted 1 base in 1 codon), which yields MAIRTFASLVRATLHQTPKPHSLRFFCILPHDPPPPELVNEISRVLSDHRNPXDDLEHTLTSYSPRLSSNLIEQVLKRCKNLGFPAHRFFLWARRVPGLEPSSESYHILVEILGSSKQFALLWDFLIESREYNYFEIGPKVFWIVFRSYSRANLPSEAIRAFNRMVEFGVKPSVDDLDQLLHSLCDRRHVEHAQEVFDKAKKHGFEPLNAKTYSILVRGYARVRDAVGARKVFDEMLERNCKVDLLAYNALLDSLCKSGDVDGAYKMFQEMGKLGLEPDAYSYAIFIHAYCDAEDVHSAYKVLDRMKRYELVPNVYTYNHIVKTLCKKEKVDDAYLMLDEMIQRGADPDTWTYNSIMAYHCDHCEVNRATNLISRMDRNKCLPDRHTYNMVLKLLIRIGRFDRATEMWEGMSERKFYPAVGTYTVMIHGLVRKKGKLEEACRYFEMMIDDGIPPYSTTVEMLRNRLVGWGQMDVVDVLAGKMERSSSCKVREMAVEMRGRRRRVGRRSEGSEDDDSELERDNMRETYEE from the exons ATGGCGATTCGAACATTCGCTTCTCTTGTCCGCGCCACTCTTCACCAAACCCCAAAACCTCATTCATTACGCTTCTTCTGTATCCTTCCACACGATCCACCACCACCTGAACTAGTAAACGAGATCTCCCGCGTCCTGAGCGATCACCGTAACC AAGACGACCTCGAACACACCCTCACCTCCTACTCTCCACGCCTCTCCTCGAACCTAATCGAACAAGTCTTGAAACGCTGCAAAAACCTCGGCTTCCCCGCTCACAGATTCTTCCTCTGGGCGAGACGAGTCCCGGGCCTCGAACCCAGCTCGGAGAGTTACCACATTTTGGTCGAGATCCTCGGCAGCAGCAAGCAGTTCGCTCTGCTCTGGGACTTCTTGATCGAATCTAGAGAGTATAACTACTTCGAGATTGGTCCTAAAGTGTTTTGGATCGTCTTTAGATCTTACAGTAGAGCTAACTTACCCAGCGAAGCGATTCGAGCTTTTAATCGAATGGTTGAGTTTGGGGTTAAGCCTAGTGTCGACGATCTCGACCAGCTTCTTCATTCGCTTTGCGATCGGAGACACGTGGAACACGCTCAGGAGGTTTTCGACAAGGCGAAAAAACACGGGTTCGAACCGCTGAACGCGAAGACGTATAGCATCTTGGTGAGAGGCTATGCCAGAGTGAGAGATGCGGTTGGTGCGcgcaaggtgttcgatgaaatgcttGAGAGAAACTGCAAAGTCGATTTGCTTGCGTACAACGCTCTTTTGGACTCTTTGTGTAAGTCCGGTGACGTCGACGGAGCGTATAAGATGTTTCAAGAAATGGGTAAGCTCGGGCTCGAGCCCGACGCTTACAGCTACGCGATTTTCATCCACGCGTACTGCGACGCGGAAGATGTTCACTCGGCTTATAAGGTTCTTGATAGGATGAAGAGGTACGAGCTTGTGCCTAATGTGTACACGTACAACCACATTGTAAAGACGCTATGCAAGAAGGAGAAGGTTGATGATGCTTACTTAATGTTGGACGAGATGATTCAGAGAGGAGCTGATCCGGATACTTGGACTTACAATTCGATAATGGCTTACCACTGCGACCACTGCGAGGTGAACCGCGCGACGAACCTGATCTCTAGGATGGACAGAAACAAGTGTTTACCTGATAGGCACACTTACAATATGGTTCTCAAGCTGCTGATAAGGATAGGGAGGTTCGACCGGGCCACGGAGATGTGGGAAGGGATGAGCGAGAGGAAGTTTTATCCGGCGGTTGGTACGTATACTGTGATGATCCATGGGCTGGTGAGGAAGAAAGGGAAGCTAGAGGAGGCTTGCAGGTACTTTGAGATGATGATTGACGATGGGATTCCGCCGTATTCGACCACGGTTGAGATGTTGAGGAACAGGTTGGTGGGTTGGGGACAGATGGATGTTGTGGATGTTTTGGCGGGGAAGATGGAGAGGAGCAGTTCTTGTAAGGTTAGAGAAATGGCGGTTGAGATGAGAGGGAGGAGAAGGAGAGTGGGACGTAGGAGTGAAGGAAGCGAAGATGATGATTCTGAGCTTGAAAGAGATAATATGAGAGAAACATATGAAGAATAA
- the LOC108841306 gene encoding uncharacterized protein LOC108841306: protein MTCILSCSHGVVIATAMVFSSTALFLTISRQLSGNHQTSDQQILRPCLCSEQTKKQRKKKNKKVKFAENVKEPKGNGEEYRRKRESLRRIVPEPVIKPGKTSSVCRNDMPANRIALYNGILRDRDHRVQCSY, encoded by the exons ATGACTTGCATACTAAGCTGCTCTCATGGCGTCGTGATCGCAACCGCCATGGTTTTCTCAAGCACCGCTCTGTTTCTGACCATTTCCCGCCAATTATCTGGTAATCATCAAACATCAGATCAACAGATCCTCCGTCCATGTCTTTGTTCAG AGCAAacgaagaaacagaggaagaagaagaataaaaaggTGAAATTTGCAGAGAATGTGAAAGAGCCTAAAGGGAACGGTGAAGAGTATCGTAGAAAGAGGGAAAGTCTAAGGAGAATCGTACCGGAACCAGTGATTAAACCGGGTAAGACCAGTTCTGTCTGTAGAAACGACATGCCTGCGAACCGGATTGCTCTGTACAATGGGATTCTTAGAGACAGAGATCATCGAGTTCAGTGCTCCTATTAA
- the LOC130494555 gene encoding LOW QUALITY PROTEIN: O-fucosyltransferase 13-like (The sequence of the model RefSeq protein was modified relative to this genomic sequence to represent the inferred CDS: inserted 1 base in 1 codon), giving the protein MIASPVKPLFLFVLTFSLLLVVIILSPSPHFLQILPPVPSGSSLGGSVIWGVKRTIEWRPCKWWLEGHLTPLPAQNNGYIRVDCYGGLNQMRRDLCDGVGIARLLNATLVLPKFEVAAYWNESSGFADVFDVDYFIQXMSGFINVVKELPKDIASVEPFRVDCSKRKGQFDYIESVLPSLLEHHYISFTPAMSQRRDRYPQYAKATLCQACYSALRLTSSLEKKATGLLDAIPKPFLSLHLRFEPDMVAYSQCEYTSLSRSSVAAIEAARVDRKPWTGELAQIWRKRGKCPLTPNETVLMLQSLNIPTNTNIYLAAGDGLMEMEGFTSVYTNVYTKSALLNQEDFTRMHGNTKAALDYYVSINSDAYVATYFGNMDKIVAAMRTYKQMHNTLFLNRKAFAEITSQGLEGAELKNALWEVHKNDFAIGRGFALPDCFCEFEL; this is encoded by the exons ATGATTGCATCTCCGGTGAAGCCACTCTTCCTCTTCGTCTTGactttctctcttctcctcgTCGTTATCATTCTATCTCCCTCGCCACACTTCCTGCAGATTCTTCCACCGGTTCCTTCCGGTTCATCACT GGGTGGTTCTGTAATATGGGGCGTCAAGAGGACAATAGAGTGGAGGCCTTGCAAGTGGTGGTTAGAAGGACATCTCACTC CTCTACCAGCTCAAAATAATGGATACATCCGTGTTGATTGCTATGGCGGCCTCAATCAGATGAGACGCGAT TTGTGTGATGGAGTTGGGATTGCTCGTTTGCTGAATGCTACACTTGTTCTGCCAAAGTTTGAGGTGGCTGCCTATTGGAACGAGTCAAG TGGATTTGCAGATGTGTTTGATGTAGACTACTTCATTC AGATGAGTGGTTTTATCAATGTCGTAAAAGAGCTACCAAAAGATATTGCATCGGTAGAACCGTTCAGAGTAGATTGTAGCAAAAGGAAAGGTCAATTTGATTACATTGAGAGCGTTCTTCCATCGTTATTGGAACATCATTACATCTCTTTTACACCAGCAATGAGCCAACGCAGAGACAG GTATCCCCAGTATGCAAAAGCCACTCTGTGTCAAGCTTGTTACTCAGCACTACGCCTTACTAGCTCCTTGGAGAAGAAAGCCACCGGGCTTTTGGACGCTATTCCCAAACCTTTCTTGTCGCTTCACCTCAGATTTGAACCAGACATGGTAGCCTACAGCCAATGCGAATACACAAGCCTCTCTCGTTCATCCGTCGCCGCCATCGAAGCCGCTCGTGTTGACAGGAAGCCATGGACAGGAGAGCTAGCTCAGATTTGGAGGAAGCGAGGCAAATGCCCTCTGACTCCTAACGAGACGGTTTTGATGCTTCAGTCACTGAACATCCCAACGAACACAAACATTTACTTAGCAGCTGGAGACGGTCTAATGGAGATGGAAGGGTTCACATCTGTTTACACAAACGTGTACACAAAGTCTGCTTTACTTAACCAAGAGGATTTCACCAGAATGCATGGAAACACAAAAGCTGCATTGGATTATTATGTCTCCATCAACAGTGACGCGTATGTGGCGACTTACTTCGGAAACATGGATAAGATAGTTGCAGCTATGCGAACATATAAACAGATGCATAATACTCTGTTCCTGAACAGAAAAGCGTTTGCAGAAATCACTTCTCAGGGTCTTGAAGGCGCTGAGCTGAAGAATGCTCTTTGGGAAGTTCATAAAAACGATTTTGCAATTGGTAGAGGTTTTGCTTTGCCAGACTGCTTCTGTGAATTTGAGCTGTAA
- the LOC108850874 gene encoding uncharacterized protein LOC108850874: MGYIGETIDSIKSIQIRQLLTQAISLGMIVTSALIIWKALMCVTGSESPVVVVLSGSMEPGFKRGDILFLHMSKDPIRAGEIVVFNVDGRDIPIVHRVIKVHERDNTGEVDVLTKGDNNYGDDRLLYAEGQQWLHRHHIMGRAVGFLPYVGWVTIIMTEKPIIKYILIGALGLLVITSKD, from the exons ATGGGCTATATCGGAGAAACCATAGATTCAATCAAATCTATACAGATCCGTCAGCTTCTCACTCAGGCCATAAGCCTTG GGATGATTGTGACGTCAGCTTTGATCATATGGAAAGCTTTGATGTGTGTGACTGGAAGTGAATCTCCCGTGGTTGTTGTTCTCTCCGGAAGCATGGAACCTGGTTTCAAGAGg GGGGATATATTGTTCTTGCACATGAGTAAGGACCCGATTCGAGCTGGCGAGATTGTTGTTTTCAATGTTGAT GGTCGTGATATTCCAATTGTTCATCGTGTCATTAAg GTACACGAAAGAGACAATACAGGAGAAGTCGATGTTTTGACAAAAG GTGACAATAACTATGGGGATGACAGACTTCTCTATGCTGAAGGTCAGCAATGGCTTCATCGACATCATATAATGGGTCGTGCTGTCGG GTTCTTGCCTTATGTTGGATGGGTGACTATAATTATGACAGAAAAGCCTATCATCAag TATATTCTCATAGGTGCATTGGGTTTACTTGTTATAACGTCCAAGGATTGA
- the LOC130496573 gene encoding LOW QUALITY PROTEIN: pentatricopeptide repeat-containing protein At1g52620-like (The sequence of the model RefSeq protein was modified relative to this genomic sequence to represent the inferred CDS: inserted 2 bases in 2 codons) — MSKTLLSRIKPLTTPPLSHSPITPKLKKQVNDTVHLLKTNPNWPNLLDDDDDQQLLLHISPLLFDRIHDDVETGVKLFDWLSNRRKDELFSNGHACSSFLKLLARHRVFDEIEDVLGNLNVKVTHEALSYVLYAYAESGRLERALEVYEYVIESYDYVPDVIACNSLLSLLVKRKRLGDARKVYDEMRERADNYSTCILLKGMCGEGKVEEGRKLIEERWGKGCVPNIVFYNTIIGGYCKRGEVEKASLVFKELKSKGFMPTLETFGAMINGFCKKGDFAASDGLLKEVRERGLVVSVWFLNSIMDAKYMHGSKVEVSESMRWIVANGCRPDIATYNILINRLCKEGRMEDAVGVLDEAAKKGLVLNNRTYGPLIQGYCNIKEYEIASKLLLQMAERGCRPDIVTYGILIHGLVASGHMDDAVMMKAKMIDRGVSPDAAIYNMLMSGLCKRGGFLSAKLLFLEMLDRNISPDAYVYATLIDGFIRSGDFEEAKKIFSLSIEKGVKVDVVHHNAMIKGFCRSGMLNEALMCMKRMAEEXLVPDEFTYSTIIDGYVKQQDMTTALKIFRDMGKTKCKPNVVTYSSLVNGFCCQGDFEKAEEXFKEMQSCGLVPNVVTYTTLIRSFAKDASTLGKAVYYWELMLRNKCVPNEVTFNCLLEGFVKKKSGQVVSEPMGSLFFEFFYKLKSDEWSDHAAAYSSVIVSLSVHGMVKTACRFQDRMVKKGFSPDPVSFAAILHGFCVVGNSKQWKNFVLCNLDKKGFEVAARYSLVLERHFPQAVISEASSLLRLMAKNTDTEKETEEL; from the exons atgtCTAAAACCCTTCTCTCTCGCATCAAACCCCTCACCACTCCTCCTCTATCTCACTCTCCCATCACTCCCAAACTCAAAAAACAAGTAAACGACACCGTACACCTCCTCAAAACCAATCCGAACTGGCCCAACCTCctcgacgacgacgacgaccaACAACTCCTCCTCCACATCTCCCCTCTCCTTTTCGATCGAATCCACGACGACGTCGAAACAGGGGTCAAGCTCTTCGATTGGCTATCGAATCGGAGAAAAGACGAGCTCTTTTCAAACGGGCACGCTTGCTCCTCGTTCCTAAAGCTCTTAGCGAGACACAGAGTCTTCGACGAGATCGAAGATGTATTGGGTAATCTCAACGTCAAGGTTACTCACGAAGCGTTGAGCTACGTTCTTTACGCTTACGCTGAATCAGGGCGTTTGGAGAGAGCTTTGGAGGTTTACGAGTACGTGATTGAATCGTATGATTATGTGCCTGATGTCATCGCTTGCAACTCTCTGTTGAGTTTGTTAGTGAAAAGGAAGAGACTTGGAGATGCACGGAAGGTGTATGACGAAATGCGTGAGAGAGCTGATAACTACAGCACTTGTATATTGCTTAAAGGTATGTGTGGGGAAGGGAAAGTGGAAGAAGGTAGGAAGCTGATTGAGGAGAGATGGGGGAAAGGTTGCGTTCCGAACATTGTGTTTTACAATACGATCATCGGTGGGTACTGCAAGAGGGGTGAGGTTGAGAAGGCGAGTTTGGTTTTCAAGGAGTTGAAGTCCAAGGGGTTTATGCCGACGTTGGAGACTTTTGGGGCGATGATTAATGGGTTCTGCAAGAAAGGGGATTTCGCGGCGAGTGATGGGCTTTTGAAGGAAGTGAGAGAAAGGGGTTTAGTGGTTAGTGTTTGGTTCTTGAATAGTATTATGGATGCTAAGTATATGCATGGTTCCAAGGTTGAAGTAAGTGAGAGTATGAGATGGATAGTGGCTAACGGTTGCAGGCCTGATATAGCAACGTATAATATTTTGATCAATCGTTTATGTAAAGAAGGTAGGATGGAAGATGCTGTTGGGGTTTTGGATGAAGCAGCGAAGAAAGGGTTGGTTCTGAACAATAGAACATATGGCCCTCTTATACAAGGTTATTGCAATATCAAAGAGTATGAAATTGCTTCTAAGCTGCTTCTGCAGATGGCTGAGAGAGGTTGCAGACCAGATATAGTTACGTATGGGATTCTTATCCATGGTCTTGTTGCTTCAGGTCATATGGACGATGCGGTTATGATGAAAGCTAAAATGATAGATAGAGGAGTTTCACCGGACGCGGCCATCTACAATATGTTGATGAGCGGATTGTGCAAGAGAGGTGGGTTTTTGTCTGCCAAACTCCTCTTCTTGGAGATGCTAGACCGGAATATTTCGCCGGATGCTTATGTGTATGCTACCCTCATAGATGGATTCATCAGAAGTGGTGACTTTGAGGAGGCAAAGAAgattttctctctctcaattgAAAAGGGTGTGAAGGTTGATGTCGTGCACCACAATGCTATGATAAAGGGGTTTTGCAGATCAGGAATGTTGAACGAGGCATTGATGTGTATGAAGAGGATGGCTGAAG ATCTTGTACCTGATGAGTTCACTTATTCCACAATCATCGATGGGTATGTAAAGCAACAGGATATGACTACCGCCTTGAAGATTTTTCGAGACATGGGTAAGACCAAGTGTAAGCCAAACGTAGTGACTTACTCATCCCTTGTTAATGGATTTTGCTGCCAAGGGGATTTCGAAAAGGCTGAAG ACTTCAAAGAGATGCAATCTTGTGGCCTTGTGCCTAATGTTGTTACTTACACAACACTCATAAGAAGTTTTGCTAAAGATGCTAGTACCCTTGGGAAAGCAGTTTACTACTGGGAGCTAATGCTGAGAAACAAGTGTGTGCCTAATGAAGTTACCTTCAACTGTCTACTTGAGGGATTTGTGAAGAAAAAATCTGGACAAGTTGTTTCTGAACCAATGGGGTCTCTGTTTTTTGAGTTTTTCTATAAATTGAAATCAGATGAGTGGTCGGATCATGCTGCTGCTTACAGTTCTGTCATAGTTTCTCTCTCTGTACATGGAATGGTGAAGACTGCTTGCAGGTTTCAGGATAGGATGGTGAAGAAAGGCTTCTCTCCTGATCCTGTTTCATTTGCTGCTATATTACATGGTTTTTGTGTGGTTGGGAACTCGAAGCAATGGAAGAACTTTGTCCTTTGTAATCTGGACAAAAAGGGTTTTGAAGTGGCTGCTAGGTATTCACTTGTTTTAGAGCGACACTTTCCTCAAGCTGTGATCTCTGAGGCTTCAAGTTTGTTACGTTTAATGGCTAAAAATACAGACACAGAAAAAGAAACTGAAGAGTTATAG